The Kitasatospora paranensis genome has a window encoding:
- a CDS encoding GlsB/YeaQ/YmgE family stress response membrane protein, whose protein sequence is MSLVWAIIAGLVIGLLAKLVLPGRQPIPLWLTIVLGIIGGLVGNGLASAFGVRDTSGIDWIRHLFQIGVAAVLIAFVTPLWSRRA, encoded by the coding sequence ATGTCGTTGGTGTGGGCCATCATCGCCGGTCTCGTCATCGGTCTGCTCGCGAAGCTCGTACTGCCCGGTCGGCAGCCCATTCCGCTCTGGCTGACCATCGTCCTGGGCATCATCGGCGGTCTGGTCGGCAACGGCCTGGCCTCGGCGTTCGGGGTCCGGGACACCTCGGGGATCGACTGGATCCGCCACCTCTTCCAGATCGGCGTCGCCGCCGTGCTGATCGCCTTCGTCACCCCCTTGTGGAGCCGGCGCGCCTGA
- a CDS encoding universal stress protein translates to MAVVVWITEGTWRACVDAARRHTPSDTPVVLLHVSGADVPGAAHGAFAGLLGRGHPRGHRPAEGWGSDPGTRVEELADAAARQLLDAAADRLGRPCSRVERTGRIEREVVAAADGADLLVLARDGDRSGLGPRSLAPATRFAVDHAPCPVLLVWPEPAPGTATLPPPPEPGRPQPPHPPHADPHPPHADPPHPPHPGPG, encoded by the coding sequence GTGGCCGTCGTCGTGTGGATCACCGAGGGCACCTGGCGGGCCTGCGTCGACGCGGCCCGCCGGCACACCCCGTCGGACACCCCGGTCGTCCTGCTGCACGTCAGCGGTGCGGACGTGCCGGGTGCCGCGCACGGGGCGTTCGCCGGGCTGCTCGGCCGGGGACACCCCCGCGGCCACCGTCCGGCCGAGGGCTGGGGGAGCGACCCCGGCACCCGGGTGGAGGAGCTCGCCGACGCGGCCGCCCGGCAGTTGCTGGACGCGGCGGCGGACCGGCTGGGACGGCCCTGCTCGCGGGTCGAGCGGACGGGCCGGATCGAACGCGAGGTGGTGGCCGCCGCGGACGGTGCCGATCTGCTGGTGCTCGCCCGCGACGGCGACCGCAGCGGCCTCGGACCGCGCAGCCTCGCCCCGGCCACCCGCTTCGCGGTCGACCACGCACCCTGCCCCGTCCTGCTGGTCTGGCCCGAGCCCGCCCCCGGCACGGCAACCCTGCCGCCGCCCCCGGAGCCGGGTCGGCCGCAGCCCCCGCACCCGCCGCACGCCGACCCGCATCCGCCGCACGCGGACCCGCCCCACCCGCCGCACCCGGGCCCGGGGTAG